From one Odontesthes bonariensis isolate fOdoBon6 chromosome 14, fOdoBon6.hap1, whole genome shotgun sequence genomic stretch:
- the LOC142398788 gene encoding uncharacterized protein LOC142398788 translates to MAQKGVQVDPESFSCSICLDLLKDPVTIPCGHSYCMSCVKGFWDGEDQKGIHSCPQCRKTFTAWPVLEKNTMLADLVEQLKKTGLQAAPADHCYAGAEDVACDFCSGRKLKAIKSCLSCPASYCENHLQPHYDVAPLRKHKLVEPSKKLQENICSVHDEVMKMFCRTDQKCICYLCSVEEHKGHDTVSAAAERTERQRELEGSRQQIQQRIQDAEKDVKLLQQQLEALHQSADKTEEHSQKIFSQLIRLLQKRSSDVKQQIRSQQEAEGSRVKELQEKLEQEITELKRKDAELKQLSHTEDHSQFLHSCPSVAALRGATHSSSIQIRPLRHFEDVTAAVSELRDKLQDILREEWANISLRVAEVDVLLSQPEPEPEPEPEPQPEPEPEPESRADFLKYSCEITLDPNTANRKLLLSEGNRKVTLMKHPQSYSDHPDRFTVWFQVLSRESLTGRCYWEVEMRGEYVGVAVAYKNISRAGDGTECLFGRNDKSWSLYCSSGSYSFMHNSLETSISGPGASRVGVYLDHRAGILSFYSVSGTMTLLHRVQTTFTQPLCAGIRFYISGASAEFVGEMAQKGVQLDPETLCCPICLDLLKDPVAIPCGHSYCMSCIKGFWDGEDQKGIHSCPQCRKTFTARPVLEKNTMLADLVEQLKKTGLQAAPADHCYAGAEDVACDFCSGRKLKAIKSCLSCPASYCENHLQPHYDVAPLRKHKLVEPSKKLQENICSVHDEVMKMFCRTDQKCICYLCSVEEHKGHDTVSAAAERTERQRELEGSRQQIQQRIQDAEKDVKLLQQQLEAIHQSADKTEEHSQKIFSQLIRLLQKRSSDVKQQIRSQQEAEGSRVKELQEKLEQEITELKRKDAELQQLSHTEDHSQFLHSWPSVAALRGATHSSSIQIRPLRHFEDVTAAVSELRDKLQDILREEWANISLRVTEVDVLLSQPEPEAEPEPEPEPEPEPEPESKSRADFLKYSCEITLDPNTANRELLLSEGNRKVTLMDEPQSYSDHPDRFTEWPQVLSRESLTGRCYWEVEMRGVVAVAVAYKNISRAGWGNECGFGYNDKSWALDCDPGGYTFWHNNISTSISGPLASRVGVYLDHRAGILSFYSVSGTMTLLHRVQTTFTQPLCAGIRLYFSGSSAEFCKVK, encoded by the exons ATGgcgcagaaaggagttcagGTGGACCCAGAAAGCTTCTCTTGTTCGAtctgcctggatctgctgaaggatccggtgactattccctgtggacacagctactgcatgagctgtgttaaaggcttctgggatggagaggatcagaaggggatccacagctgccctcagtgcaggaaaACTTTCACAGCGTGGCCTGTCCTGGAGAAaaacaccatgttagctgatttagtggagcagctgaagaagactggactccaagctgctcctgctgatcactgctatgctggagctgaagatgtggcctgtgatttctgctctgggagaaaactgaaagccatcaagtcctgtttatcctgtccggcctcttactgtgagaatcaccttcagcctcattatgatgtggctccattaaggaaacacaagctggtggagccctccaagaagctccaggagaacatctgctctgttcacgatgaggtgatgaagatgttctgccgtaccgatcagaagtgcatctgttatctctgctctgtggaggaacataaaggccacgacacagtgtcagctgcagcagaaaggactgagaggcagagagagctggaggggagtcggcagcagatccagcagagaatccaggacgcagagaaagatgtgaagctgcttcagcagcagctggaggccctccatcagtctgctgataaaacagaggagcacagccagaagatcttcagccagctgatccgtctcctccagaaaagaagctctgatgtgaagcagcagatcagatcccagcaggaagccgaagggagtcgagtcaaagagcttcaggagaagctggagcaggagatcactgagctgaagaggaaagatgctgagctgaagcagctctcacacacagaggatcacagccagtttctgcacagctgcccctcagtggcagcactcaggggggctacacactcatccagcatccagatccgtcctctgaggcactttgaggatgtgacagcagctgtgtcagagctcagagataaactacaggacatcctgagagaggaatgggccaacatctcactgagagtcgctgaagtggatgttttactgtcacagccagaaccagaaccagaaccagaaccagaaccacaacctgaaccagaaccagaaccagagagcagagctgatttcttaaaatattcatgtgaaatcacactggatccaaacacagcaaacagaaagctgttactgtcagaggggaacagaaaagtgacattaatgaaacatcctcagtcttattctgatcatccagacagattcactgtatggtttcaggtcctgagcagagagagtctgactggacgttgttactgggaggtggagatgagaggagaATATGTTGGTGTtgcagtcgcatacaagaacatcagcagagcaggagaTGGGACTGAATGTTTATTTGGTcgtaatgacaaatcttggtcATTATATTGTTCCTCAGGCAGTTATTCATTTATGCACAACAGCCTagaaacctccatctcaggtcctggggcctccagagtgggagtgtacctggatcacagagcaggtattctgtccttctacagcgtctctggaaccatgactctcctccacagagtccagaccacattcactcagccgctctgtgcTGGGATCAGGTTTTATATTTCTGGAGCCTCagcagagtttgt AGGAGAAATGGCtcagaaaggagttcagctggaccCAGAAACCCTCTGCTGTCCGAtctgcctggatctgctgaaggatccggtggctattccctgtggacacagctactgcatgagCTGTATCAAAGGCttctgggatggagaggatcagaagggaatccacagctgccctcagtgcaggaaaactttcacagcgaggcctgtcctggagaaaaacaccatgttagctgatttagtggagcagctgaagaagactggactccaagctgctcctgctgatcactgctatgctggagctgaagatgtggcctgtgatttctgctctgggagaaaactgaaagccatcaagtcctgtttatcctgtccggcctcttactgtgagaatcaccttcagcctcattatgatgtggctccattaaggaaacacaagctggtggagccctccaagaagctccaggagaacatctgctctgttcacgatgaggtgatgaagatgttctgccgtaccgatcagaagtgcatctgttatctctgctctgtggaggaacataaaggccacgacacagtgtcagctgcagcagaaaggactgagaggcagagagagctggaggggagtcggcagcagatccagcagagaatccaggacgcagagaaagatgtgaagctgcttcagcagcagctggaggccatccatcagtctgctgataaaacagaggagcacagccagaagatcttcagccagctgatccgtctcctccagaaaagaagctctgatgtgaagcagcagatcagatcccagcaggaagccgaagggagtcgagtcaaagagcttcaggagaagctggagcaggagatcactgagctgaagaggaaagatgctgagctgcagcagctctcacacacagaggatcacagccagtttctgcacagctggccctcagtggcagcactcaggggggctacacactcatccagcatccagatccgtcctctgaggcactttgaggatgtgacagcagctgtgtcagagctcagagataaactacaggacatcctgagagaggaatgggccaacatctcactgagagtcactgaagtggatgttttactgtcacagccagaaccagaagcagaaccagaaccagaaccagaaccagaaccagaaccagaaccagaatcaaagagcagagctgatttcttaaaatattcatgtgaaatcacactggatccaaacacagcaaacagagagctgttactgtcagaggggaacagaaaagtgacattaatggatgaacctcagtcttattctgatcatccagacagattcactgaGTGGcctcaggtcctgagcagagagagtctgactggacgttgttactgggaggtggagatgagaggagTTGTTGctgtagcagtcgcatacaagaacatcagcagagcaggatgGGGGAATGAATGTGGATTTGGAtataatgacaaatcttgggcattaGATTGTGACCCAGGCGGTTATACATTTTGGCACAACAACATCTcaacctccatctcaggtcctctggcctccagagtgggagtgtacctggatcacagagcaggtattctgtccttctacagcgtctctggaaccatgactctcctccacagagtccagaccacattcactcagccgctctgtgcTGGGATCAGGCTTTATTTTTCTGGATCCTCAGCAGAGTTttgtaaagtgaaataa
- the LOC142398591 gene encoding tripartite motif-containing protein 16-like — MAQKGVQVDPETLSCSICLDLLKDPVAIPCGHSYCMSCVKGFWDGEDQKGIHSCPQCRKTFTARPVLEKNTMLADLVEQLKKTGLQAAPADHCYAGAEDVACDFCSGRKLKAIKSCSVCLASYCEKHLQPHYDVAPLRKHKLVEPSKKLQENICSVHDEVMKMFCRTDQKCICYLCSVEEHKGHDTVSAAAERTERQRELEGSRQQIQQRIQDAEKDVKLLQQQLEAIHQSADKTEEHSQKIFSQLIRLLQKRSSDVKQQIRSQQEAEGSRVKELQEKLEQEITELKRKDAELQQLSHTEDHSQFLHSCPSVAALRGATHSSSIQIRPLRHFEDVTAAVSELRDKLQDILREEWANISLRVAEVDVLLSQPEPEPEPEPEPEPEPEPEPEPGPEPEPGPESRAGFLRYSCEITLDPNTANKWLLLSEGNRKVTFMDQSQSYSDHPDRFTNRRQVLSRESLTGRCYWEVEMRGNVGVAVAYKNISRAGSGRECGFGSNDKSWSLYCFSGGYLFRHNGISTYISGPDASRVGVYLDHRAGILSFYSVSGTMTLLHRVQTTFTQPLCAGIGLYIDSYGASAEFV, encoded by the coding sequence ATGGCTCAGAAAGGAGTTCAGGTGGACCCAGAAACCCTCTCCTGTTCGAtctgcctggatctgctgaaggatccggtggctattccctgtggacacagctactgcatgagctgtgttaaaggcttctgggatggagaggatcagaagggaatccacagctgccctcagtgcaggaaaactttcacagcgaggcctgtcctggagaaaaacaccatgttagctgatttagtggagcagctgaagaagactggactccaagctgctcctgctgatcactgctatgctggagctgaagatgtggcctgtgatttctgctctgggagaaaactgaaagccatcaagtcctgttcagtctgtctggcctcttactgtgagaaacaccttcagcctcattatgatgtggctccattaaggaaacacaagctggtggagccctccaagaagctccaggagaacatctgctctgttcacgatgaggtgatgaagatgttctgccgtaccgatcagaagtgcatctgttatctctgctctgtggaggaacataaaggccacgacacagtgtcagctgcagcagaaaggactgagaggcagagagagctggaggggagtcggcagcagatccagcagagaatccaggacgcagagaaagatgtgaagctgcttcagcagcagctggaggccatccatcagtctgctgataaaacagaggagcacagccagaagatcttcagccagctgatccgtctcctccagaaaagaagctctgatgtgaagcagcagatcagatcccagcaggaagccgaagggagtcgagtcaaagagcttcaggagaagctggagcaggagatcactgagctgaagaggaaagatgctgagctgcagcagctctcacacacagaggatcacagccagtttctgcacagctgcccctcagtggcagcactcaggggggctacacactcatccagcatccagatccgtcctctgaggcactttgaggatgtgacagcagctgtgtcagagctcagagataaactacaggacatcctgagagaggaatgggccaacatctcactgagagtcgctgaagtggatgttttactgtcacagccagaaccagaaccagaaccagaaccagaaccagaaccagaaccagaaccagaaccagaaccaggaccagaaccagaaccaggaccagagagcagagctggattcttaagatattcatgtgaaatcacactggatccaaacacagcaaacaagtggctgttactgtcagaggggaacagaaaagtgacatttaTGGATCAATCTCAGTCTtattctgatcatccagacagattcactaaCAGGCgtcaggtcctgagcagagagagtctgactggacgttgttactgggaggtggagatgagagggAATGTTggtgtagcagtcgcatacaagaacatcagcagagcaggaagtGGGAGAGAATGTGGATTTGGAtctaatgacaaatcttggtcATTATATTGTTTCTCAGGCGGTTATTTATTTAGGCACAACGGCATCTCAACCTACATCTCAGGTCCTGATgcctccagagtgggagtgtacctggatcacagagcaggtattctgtccttctacagcgtctctggaaccatgactctcctccacagagtccagaccacattcactcagccgctctgtgcTGGGATCGGGCTTTATATTGATTCTTATGGAGCCTCagcagagtttgtgtaa